ACGGCGAGGTAGAGGCCGGCCTGCTCGACGGGGAGGTCGAGGGCCACGCCGCGGAGCACTCTGACGAAGGGCGTGAGCGGCAGCCACTCTGCGACGGGGCGGATGGCGGCGGGCAGGACCGAGATGGAGGCGAAGACCTCGCAGAGGAAGGCCATCGGGAAGTTGAGCGCTTGAGCGATGACGTTGCCGGCGTCGGGGCTCCGGACGAGTGCGGCCACCAGGAGGCCCAGCCCGGCAAAGACCGGCGTGCCCACCGCCGCGATGCCGGCCAGGGCCACCGGGTTGGTGAGCGGCACCCGCAGGGCGACCACGGCCACCAGCATGAGCAGCAGGCTCTGCCCCAGGGCCACCAGCGTGCGCGTGACCACGTGGGTGAGGACCAGGGCCCACGGCGAGACCGGGGTAACCCGGAGGCGCCTGAGCTGCCCCTGGGCCCGCATGGCCAGCAGGGCCGTGCCGCCGAAGAGGCCCGTCTGCATGCAGGTGAGGGCGATCACCCCCGGTGCGACGAAGTCCAGGGAGCGGATCCGCCTGCCCTC
This region of Symbiobacterium terraclitae genomic DNA includes:
- a CDS encoding ABC transporter permease; its protein translation is MRSLARLITTQVLLVVRDRQWLFWSGVFPIIILVVFGLASPDPSRFTLSLRVAGAEHNPGLMARLEEIKFLELVPLADGGEAAAVVASGQAQGALVIDEHGARLLLTKDLEDWKPLLSGLMAELAVGGDGSRYVEVVEGRRIRSLDFVAPGVIALTCMQTGLFGGTALLAMRAQGQLRRLRVTPVSPWALVLTHVVTRTLVALGQSLLLMLVAVVALRVPLTNPVALAGIAAVGTPVFAGLGLLVAALVRSPDAGNVIAQALNFPMAFLCEVFASISVLPAAIRPVAEWLPLTPFVRVLRGVALDLPVEQAGLYLAVLAAWGLAAYALAAPRLRWE